The Methylobacterium currus genome contains a region encoding:
- a CDS encoding polyprenyl synthetase family protein, which yields MMVGTRDDGRRIEQALDVAVSYAEAPGAPPRLAEAIRYAVFPGGHRIRPRLCLAVARACGDDDPAAADAAAAAIELLHCASLVHDDLPCFDDAALRRQKPTVHVAYGEPVALLTGDALIVLAFETLARGAARTPTRLAALVGLVARAVGSPAGIVAGQAWESEPQVGLSVYQQAKTGALFAAATVTGAAAAGVEPMGWRLLGEYLGEAYQVADDLRDVACRQEEIGKPVGRDVTLGRPNAAALLGMDGALRRLSDLAHEAMAVIPDCPGVAALREEILAQTRLFLPARLAQSLVVA from the coding sequence ATGATGGTGGGAACCAGGGACGACGGGCGGCGCATCGAGCAGGCGCTGGACGTGGCGGTGTCCTACGCGGAGGCGCCGGGTGCGCCGCCGCGCCTCGCCGAGGCGATTCGCTACGCGGTCTTCCCGGGCGGCCACCGGATCCGGCCGCGGCTCTGCCTCGCGGTCGCCCGCGCCTGCGGCGACGACGACCCGGCGGCGGCCGACGCCGCGGCGGCCGCCATCGAGCTGCTGCACTGCGCCTCGCTGGTCCATGACGACCTGCCCTGCTTCGACGACGCGGCGCTTCGGCGCCAGAAGCCGACGGTCCACGTCGCCTATGGCGAGCCGGTGGCGCTCCTGACCGGAGACGCCCTGATCGTGCTGGCCTTCGAGACCCTCGCCCGCGGCGCGGCCAGGACCCCGACGCGGCTTGCCGCCCTCGTCGGGCTGGTGGCCCGGGCGGTGGGCTCGCCCGCCGGAATCGTGGCGGGGCAGGCCTGGGAATCCGAGCCGCAGGTCGGGCTCTCGGTCTACCAGCAGGCCAAGACCGGCGCCCTCTTCGCCGCCGCCACCGTGACGGGCGCGGCCGCCGCCGGGGTCGAGCCGATGGGCTGGCGGCTCCTCGGCGAGTATCTCGGCGAGGCCTACCAGGTCGCCGACGACCTGCGCGACGTCGCCTGCCGGCAGGAGGAGATCGGCAAGCCGGTCGGGCGCGACGTCACCCTCGGGCGGCCCAACGCGGCGGCGCTGCTTGGCATGGACGGGGCCCTGCGCCGCCTCTCCGACCTCGCCCACGAGGCGATGGCGGTGATCCCCGACTGCCCCGGCGTCGCGGCGTTGCGCGAGGAGATCCTGGCCCAGACCCGGCTCTTCCTGCCGGCGCGGCTGGCGCAGAGCCTGGTGGTGGCGTGA